From Fusarium poae strain DAOMC 252244 chromosome Unknown contig_3, whole genome shotgun sequence, one genomic window encodes:
- the FpAPS11 gene encoding Efflux pump FpAPS11 (TransMembrane:12 (i45-68o110-129i141-161o167-187i199-219o248-265i277-294o314-334i354-375o381-399i446-465o510-532i)), with translation MEESSSTAAMPPQSGATPELSATVANSSIDAQQEPQIKSAMSRNLVVFALGLAILVGILDATIVATLVPSIADDFSSVGSASWYGSAYLLVTGAIQPTFGKLYSTFPSKIVFLSSVALLEVGSLICALAKDSPTFIGGRAVAGLGAAGIISGGLIITALVTPLHQRPIYTGILGSLEGVGIVIGPIIGGQIASSIGWRWCFWINLPIGAVLCAILVYFFHPPKQTPEQKQQQAGKTWLQKFLQLDVEGGLAITGSLTCLLLALEWGGASYPWGDGRIIALLVIFGVSFICVGIHQHWKGEAATFPTRLLKNRTFSMFLICGFCFAGAQFTILYYLPMWFQAVQGVSAAESGTRLLAMVVSVIVVAVFAGGLAAVVGYLPPFVIFATILSSVGAGMLYTLHPGISKAKWIGYQILFGAGSGTGIQQAIVGVQVAVDHADVAYATSSVMLVNTLAGAIFIGVSQTLFLNEMTSVTDMIPGVDQDTLLSGFESIRDTLNAQDLAITIGAYNSAITQAFLIGLILSSITLLTWPFIRWIPLKKKEDDTGKASEEGDTVTQEESKTIQPETAKAE, from the exons ATGGAGGAATCCAGTAGCACAGCGGCAATGCCACCACAGTCGGGAGCTACACCAGAGCTCAGCGCAACTGTTGCCAATTCTTCTATTGATGCACAGCAGGAGCCTCAAATCAAGTCAGCCATGAGCAGAAATCTGGTCGTTTTTGCCCTGGGTCTAGCCATCTTGGTTGGAATCCTT GATGCTACCATCGTAGCAACTCTCGTCCCATCCATCGCCGATGACTTCAGCTCGGTGGGTTCTGCCAGCTGGTACGGCTCAGCATA TCTCCTTGTTACAGGTGCCATCCAGCCAACCTTTGGAAAGCTCTACTCGACATTTCCATCCAAGATTGTTTTCCTGTCGTCGGTTGCACTTCTCGAAGTTGGATCCCTCATCTGCGCACTGGCAAAAGATTCTCCCACCTTCATCGGTGGCAGAGCTGTCGCTGGTCTTGGAGCTGCTGGTATCATTTCTGGCGGACTTAT CATTACGGCTTTGGTCACCCCTCTCCACCAACGACCGATATATACAGGCATTTTGGGTTCACTGGAAGGCGTCGGAATAGTCATCGGTCCCATAATCGGAGGACAAATTGCCAGCAGCATTGGCTGGAGATGGTGCTTCTGGATCAACCTCCCTATTGGGGCTGTCCTCTGCGCCATCCTCGTCTATTTCTTCCACCCACCTAAGCAAACGCCCgagcagaagcagcagcaagctgGAAAGACGTGGCTGCAGAAATTTCTCCAGCTGGATGTTGAGGGTGGACTGGCCATCACTGgcagcctgacctgcctacTCCTTGCCCTTGAATGGGGTGGTGCTTCATACCCATGGGGAGATGGTCGCATCATCGCCCTCCTAGTTATATTTGGAGTCTCTTTCATTTGTGTTGGTATTCACCAGCATTGGAAGGGTGAAGCAGCCACATTCCCCACGAGGCTACTCAAGAACAGAACATTTTCCATGTTTTTGATCTGCGGCTTCTGCTTCGCTGGTGCCCAGTTCACCATCCTTTACTAT TTGCCCATGTGGTTTCAAGCTGTACAAGGAGTGTCAGCTGCTGAATCTGGGACTCGACTACTTGCTATGGTAGTTTCTGTCATTGTAGTCGCTGTATTCGCTGGAGGTCTCGCCGCAGTTGTTGGCTACCTTCCTCCCTTCGTCATCTTTGCCACCATTCTGTCATCGGTGGGCGCCGGTATGCTTTACACACTGCATCCGGGTATCTCAAAAGCCAAATGGATTGGATACCAAATTTTGTTTGGTGCAGGATCCGGAACTGGAATCCAGCAAGCTATCGTTGGCGTCCAAGTTGCCGTTGATCATGCTGATGTTGCTTATGCCACTTCATCTGTCATGTTGGTCAACACTCTTGCGGGAGCAATCTTCATCGGCGTTTCGCAGACTCTATTCCTCAACGAGATGACAAGCGTCACCGACATGATTCCAGGCGTAGATCAGGACACTCTTCTCAGCGGCTTTGAGTCCATCAGGGACACGCTTAATGCACAAGATCTTGCCATTACCATTGGCGCCTACAACAGCGCTATCACTCAGGCATTCCTTATCGGCCTTATCCTCAGCTCGATTACGCTCTTGACCTGGCCTTTCATACGCTGGATTCcactcaagaagaaggaggatgaTACTGGAAAGGCTAGTGAAGAGGGTGATACGGTGACCCAAGAAGAAAGCAAGACCATTCAACCAGAGACCGCCAAGGCTGAATGA
- the FpAPS10 gene encoding Short chain reductase, translated as MSTEAKNTIYVVTGANRGVGLGLVKTLLTRPSTTVIATVRNDTAAKNLQGELSNVAASKDSTSEVVQLDFSSSLLPEQIRNAIVSKVDHVDILICNAAVSPPMTLAAQTPAEDLRTAFEVNTIGPLTVFQGLWPLLQKSVAPKLINMTSSVGCITFQEVPGGAYGPSKAALNWITRALHIQNESLVAVALHPGWVRTDMGEFSAREWGFPGAPMETVENSVQGILEVIDGATRDTTSGKYVTYKGQILPW; from the coding sequence ATGTCCACAGAAGCAAAAAATACCATATACGTCGTGACAGGAGCCAACAGAGGTGTCGGTCTCGGCCTGGTCAAGACCCTCCTTACTCGCCCTTCCACCACGGTCATTGCTACAGTGCGCAATGACACAGCTGCCAAAAACCTCCAAGGAGAGCTTTCAAATGTCGCAGCCAGCAAAGACAGCACCTCTGAGGTTGTTCAGCTCGACTTCTCCTCCAGCCTTCTTCCCGAACAAATTCGAAATGCCATCGTTTCAAAGGTTGATCATGTCGACATTCTCATTTGCAATGCAGCTGTCTCTCCGCCCATGACACTTGCGGCCCAGACGCCAGCTGAAGACCTCCGCACAGCATTTGAGGTCAATACCATTGGGCCGCTGACAGTCTTCCAAGGCCTTTGGCCTCTGCTTCAGAAGTCAGTCGCGCCCAAGCTCATCAACATGACTTCATCTGTTGGATGCATTACATTCCAGGAGGTTCCTGGCGGCGCCTACGGCCCTAGCAAGGCTGCTCTCAACTGGATCACTCGAGCCTTGCATATTCAGAACGAAAGCCTAGTTGCTGTCGCCCTTCACCCCGGATGGGTAAGGACAGACATGGGAGAGTTTTCGGCCAGGGAATGGGGATTCCCTGGAGCTCCTATGGAGACAGTCGAGAACTCAGTTCAGGGCATCTTGGAAGTAATTGATGGAGCTACTCGGGATACCACATCAGGCAAATATGTTACCTACAAGGGGCAGATTCTTCCCTGGTAG
- the FpAPS7 gene encoding Cytochrome P450 monooxygenase (TransMembrane:1 (o14-35i)) — protein sequence MDLFATCWTPMRTLAVFTIGTGILLVVFICIYRLFFHPYAKYPGPFLAKLTSWYSVYHAYYGDIHIDIWECHNKYGNYVRYAPNRILVNTTEGLKEIYTQGKNTQKANAYRKVSLVPGVHPTFSMIDNQGHARLRRLVGQGLSNSHIRAYDSELRQSALLFATRLGEKLDRFEPHGSHVDHQGWTAPKNVASWSNYFTFDIMSHLVYGTSYELLTNSNDHWVIDGVLGQMRRISFLTLLPELEDMRFDRLLFPDARRKAYRFSIKSREIMEARKSKESSGGQEGRADLFSKLFAAKDPETGESLSDKQLWAESNLMIIAGSDTSSTGIAATFFYLSRNPSAYERVTNEVRSAITTAEDISQGPKLLSCTYLRACILESMRLSPPAGGVMWRQTIPGGLYIAGTDTEIHVPGGYEVGTGIYAIHHNEEYFPNPFEFRPERWLPEEVGDDAVLKAHAAFHTFSQGPRGCPGKSLAMLEIQFALAAVIINYDFRKVETQLSGIGEGTGKFTGQYQTFWAFTSLKDGPYIQFKRLGS from the exons ATGGATTTGTTTGCCACTTGTTGGACTCCGATGAGGACGCTAGCCGTGTTCACAATCGGTACCGGAATTCTGTTGGTT GTTTTCATTTGCATCTATCGACTATTCTTCCACCCATACGCCAAATACCCTGGACCGTTCCTTGCCAAGCTAACTAGCTGGTATTCAGTCTATCACGCTTATTATGGTGATATTCACATCGATATATGGGAGTGCCATAATAAATATG GCAACTATGTTCGATATGCTCCCAATAGGATCTTGGTAAATACAACAGAGGGCCTCAAAG AAATATATACTCAAGGCAAAAACACGCAAAAGGCAAATGCATACCGCAAAGTGTCGCTGGTGCCTGGTGTCCATCCAACATTCAGCATGATAGATAACCAGGGCCATGCTAGGCTTCGCAGGCTTGTCGGACAAGGGCTCTCTAACTCTCATATTCGCGCTTACGATAGTGAACTAAGGCAGAGCGCTCTTCTTTTTGCCACCAGGCTGGGCGAGAAGTTAGATCGCTTCGAACCTCATGGATCTCATGTTGACCATCAAGGTTGGACAGCCCCAAAGAATGTGGCGTCATGGAGCAACTACTTTACTTTTGATATCATGTCCCATCTTGTGTACGGTACTTCTTACGAGCTTCTAACAAACTCGAACGACCACTGGGTGATCGACGGCGTACTTGGTCAGATGCGTCGTATCAGCTTTTTGACGCTACTCCCGGAGCTGGAAGATATGAGATTTGACCGACTCCTGTTTCCAGATGCCCGTAGGAAGGCATATAGGTTCTCCATCAAGAGCAGAGAGATCATGGAAGCGAGAAAGAGTAAAGAGAGTTCTGGGGGTCAGGAAGGCAGGGCCGACCTTTTCTCCAAGTTATTTGCTGCCAAAGATCCGGAAACGGGCGAGAGCCTCTCAGATAAGCAACTATGGGCCGAGAGCAACTTGATGATTATCGCAG GGTCTGATACTTCATCTACTGGAATTGCGGCAACTTTCTTCTACCTGTCTCGCAACCCATCAGCGTATGAGCGTGTCACGAATGAGGTCAGGTCTGCAATCACGACTGCTGAGGATATCTCCCAGGGCCCAAAGCTACTATCATGCACATACTTACGCGCATGCATTCTCGAGTCAATGCGTCTCAGCCCACCAGCCGGAGGCGTAATGTGGCGCCAAACGATTCCTGGTGGCCTTTACATTGCGGGTACTGATACCGAAATTCATGTTCCTGGGGGTTACGAAGTTGGTACAGGCATATATGCTATACATCACAACGAAGAGTACTTCCCCAACCCCTTCGAGTTTCGGCCAGAGCGTTGGTTGCCGGAAGAAGTAGGCGACGACGCCGTACTCAAGGCTCATGCTGCCTTCCACACTTTCTCTCAGGGGCCTCGGGGATGTCCCGGAAAGAGCCTCGCCATGTTGGAGATTCAATTTGCATTGGCTGCTGTGATTATAAATTACGACTTTCGCAAAGTTGAAACTCAATTAAGTGGTATAGGCGAGGGAACAGGCAAGTTCACGGGCCAGTATCAAACTTTTTGGGCCTTTACCAGTCTCAAAGACGGGCCGTATATTCAGTTCAAGAGGCTCGGATCTTGA
- the FpAPS6 gene encoding O-methyltransferase — translation MAKNTQDASLLADYLQNPVAHDNDTRERLIVACQEVVASLETPIETARKLAFLTLDHALVRCAVQLNLFSILSQEERSYSSQELALATTPPSNDVLLSRLLRYLASPLRLIEEKGNGFWKGTARGSLFAQDGFKAGCSMYFDSGGPAFQAFPRWICTQGDEKAQSAFQLALPNEDSFFKWLEKDEHKLQSFHCWMETLSTYQFCAQDIINIQSWIPGTSSDNDVVFVDVGGGTGGQSVILASRRATFPGRIVNEDVSHIPPEAEAVLRSHNIDHITYNFFDEQPIKGACIYHFRQIFHDWPDEECAKILSRAKEAMTASSTLLIDEVVIPEKGAHWMVMQRDLTMMALFNAAERSEMQWRALLQQAGLRIEEIQCYDERMAACMIVAKLI, via the exons ATGGCCAAAAATACACAAGACGCATCTCTACTGGCGGACTACTTGCAGAACCCAGTAGCCCACGACAATGATACTAGAGAGCGATTGATAGTTGCTTGTCAAGAAGTGGTAGCCTCGTTGGAGACGCCTATTGAGACCGCACGCAAGCTGGCCTTCCTCACACTTGATCACGCGTTGGTTCGCTGCGCCGTTCAACTCAATCTGTTTTCTATTCTTAGTCAAGAGGAGCGCTCTTACAGTTCTCAGGAGTTGGCACTTGCTACAACCCCTCCATCCAACGATGTCTTGCtctctcgtcttcttcgttaCCTCGCAAGTCCATTGAGACTCATCGAAGAGAAGGGCAATGGGTTCTGGAAAGGAACAGCTAGAGGAAGTTTGTTCGCACAAGATGGCTTCAAAGCTGGTTGTTCTATGTACTTTGATTCGGGTGGGCCGGCGTTTCAAGCTTTCCCACGGTGGATTTGCACTCAAGGAGATGAAAAGGCCCAGTCAGCCTTTCAATTAGCCCTTCCAAATGAAGATAGTTTCTTTAAGTGGCTTGAAAAGGATGAACATAAGCTTCAGTCCTTCCATTGCTGGATGGAAACCCTCTCAACGTACCAGTTCTGTGCCCAGGATATCATCAATATACAGAGTTGGATTCCCGGTACATCATCAGACAATGATGTGGtctttgttgatgttggtggAGGTACTGGCGGTCAGTCAGTCATATTAGCTTCTAGGAGGGCAACTTTTCCAGGACGAATCGTCAATGAAGACGTTTCTCATATCCCCCCAGAGGCCGAGGCTGTCCTTAGATCACACAATATTGATCACATTACCTACAACTTCTTTGACGAGCAGCCGATCAAGG GAGCCTGTATCTATCATTTCCGTCAAATTTTCCACGATTGGCCAGACGAAGAATGTGCAAAGATCCTCAGCCGGGCCAAAGAAGCCATGACAGCAAGCTCAACTCTGCTGATTGACGAAGTCGTCATTCCGGAGAAAGGAGCGCATTGGATGGTTATGCAGAGAGACCTGACTATGATGGCTCTCTTCAATGCAGCAGAGCGGTCAGAAATGCAGTGGCGTGCATTACTCCAACAAGCAGGGCTACGCATTGAAGAGATACAATGTTACGATGAGAGAATGGCAGCTTGCATGATTGTTGCAAAGTTAATCTAA
- the FpAPS9 gene encoding FAD-linked oxidoreductase (SECRETED:SignalP(1-19)~CAZy:AA7), translating to MKLHFLYFVLSAWCSLAATSCKCAPEQSCWPSSREWTRFNVSISGKLIETSPVAEPCYPGPDNDNEACLVVKNNWSSATFQLSQPLGYAYPLNESCPLPNPGDEATNAKCSLGHSPIYAVNVTTEQDIARSIRFARTKNLRLVIKSTGHDAMQRSTGYGSLSIWLHNFRKGFQFHKDNPVLSVCPTTKWKGSTLTINGVYAWSDIYPEAQKRGVIVLGGLNVGPSSTGGWTQGGGHGPATRYFGMGADQVVSARVVLASGKVVVANACENKDLFYAIRGGGGGTYGVVTEITVKTYPTAQISTIDLVVGSTGEATVSKFLDAVATVYSLLPELSRLGFAGYGNWVARSPIPIGATAYTNLYGHSFTLLGATQQEAIKLFEPFREEISKYSKSGTGLEVTVSPSSHKDYWAYYFSRRDNDVPVGGVSALASRLLDTEALQGSQQDLRKALETISGASPVFHTIVHHGLEAASDVKADPTSAIQPGWYRSIILDIFELQMNGTQVQSNLETFAYLRNEIVPVYEKLSPRTGTYMNEADWGNVNSKNDFFGSNWERLSQVKAKYDPEGVFYCPHCVGSDRWIEGKRDLCSVG from the exons ATGAAACTCCATTTTCTATACTTCGTACTCTCAGCTTGGTGTTCACTGGCAGCTACCTCCTGCAAATGT GCGCCGGAACAATCCTGCTGGCCGTCCTCTAGGGAATGGACCCGGTTCAATGTTTCCATTAGCGGCAAATTGATCGAAACCTCTCCAGTTGCTGAACCATGCTACCCCGGCCCTGACAATGACAATGAAGCATGCCTGGTCGTCAAGAATAACTGGTCAAGCGCGACTTTTCAGCTTTCACAGCCTCTTGGATACGCTTACCCCCTGAATGAGTCGTGCCCACTCCCCAATCCTGGCGACGAAGCGACAAACGCAAAGTGTTCACTGGGCCACTCTCCTATCTACGCCGTGAATGTTACTACAGAACAAGACATTGCCCGAAGTATCCGGTTTGCTCGAACGAAGAACCTTAGACTTGTCATCAAATCAACCGGGCATGATGCTATGCAAAG GTCAACCGGTTATGGAAGTCTTTCTATCTGGCTTCACAACTTTCGTAAAGGTTTCCAGTTTCACAAGGACAATCCAGTATTGAGTGTCTGTCCCACAACAAAGTGGAAGGGTAGCACGTTGACCATCAATGGGGTATACGCATGGTCCGACATCTACCCCGAAGCACAAAAGCGGGGTGTTATAGTACTCGGGGGTCTCAACGTG GGTCCTTCCAGCACGGGAGGCTGGACTCAAGGTGGCGGACACGGTCCAGCCACCCGCTATTTCGGGATGGGTGCTGACCAAGTTGTGTCTGCACGCGTCGTACTGGCTTCGGGAAAGGTGGTCGTAGCGAACGCTTGCGAGAATAAGGATTTGTTTTACGCAATTCGTGGTGGCGGTGGCGGTACATATGGCGTCGTTACCGAGATCACCGTTAAAACCTATCCCACGGCACAAATTAGTACCATTGATCTTGTGGTGGGATCGACGGGAGAGGCCACTGTATCGAAGTTCCTAGATGCTGTGGCTACAGTATATTCTTTACTTCCCGAACTCTCCAGACTCGGCTTTGCCGGCTACGGAAACTGGGTTGCTCGCTCACCTATTCCGATAGGAGCTACCGCCTACACGAATCTTTACGGTCATTCCTTTACGTTACTCGGAGCTACGCAACAAGAGGCCATTAAGCTCTTCGAACCTTTCAGAGAGGAAATCTCCAAGTACAGCAAGTCTGGAACTGGCCTTGAGGTCACTGTCAGCCCATCTTCACATAAAGATTATTGGGCTTACTACTTTTCCCGCCGAGACAACGATGTCCCAGTCGGAGGTGTTTCGGCCCTGGCATCCCGCCTGCTAGACACAGAGGCATTGCAGGGAAGCCAACAAGACCTGCGCAAGGCTTTAGAAACAATCTCTGGAGCATCTCCAGTCTTTCACACAATAGTCCACCACGGGCTCGAAGCCGCCTCAGATGTCAAGGCAGATCCAACATCTGCTATTCAGCCGGGCTGGTATAGGTCTATAATATTGGACATTTTTGAGCTCCAAATGAACGGAACTCAGGTTCAATCCAACCTTGAGACTTTTGCTTATTTACGGAACGAGATTGTGCCAGTGTATGAAAAGCTATCACCACGCACTGGAACATATATGAATGAGGCTGACTGGGGTAACGTCAATTCGAAGAATGACTTTTTCGGGTCGAATTGGGAGAGACTGAGCCAAGTAAAGGCAAAGTATGACCCGGAGGGTGTGTTCTACTGTCCACATTGTGTGGGAAGCGACAGATGGATTGAAGGAAAACGAGATCTCTGCAGTGTTGGATGA
- the FpAPS8 gene encoding Cytochrome P450 monooxygenase: MGLLNLLNGANPLIVVLYLVISLLSAFLIKQLFFHPLASYPGPFLGRVTSLYAAYHAWRGTLHIDMYRCHQKYGSMVRYSPSRLLIDTDTALKDIHAHGANTLKSKAYQALVHSAPNTLTIRHKADHARRRRILSLAFSDSRMLSYQNIVLRHVNALCDNLEEVARREGGGSVNMSLQSDYFTFDVMSEVIFGMAYNALRDSKYRFVSRALEASNIRISALVQSPLLVIGRLDKYLFPKSIVGRNKFLGFIGSLLRDRSKASFADNGNVFSFLETAKDPDGGNELSKSEIRAECATLVVAGSDTSSSTLAGTLFYLSRNPRAYDRVCREVRSEFQDAQHISIGPKLSSCVYLRACIEETLRLSPPVGGALWREIGPGGMNVGSLSLPAGIDVGTGIYSLHHNSIYHPDPFKYLPERWIVGEGSTTSKSVEVARSAFSPFSRGPRSCVGKGFAYHELSLTIAHIIHRFEFSTTEDDISSRRCSEGPGGTDEFLLRDHVTGAKSGPLLRFSLRA; the protein is encoded by the exons ATGGGACTCCTGAATCTCCTTAACGGGGCTAATCCCTTGATCGTTGTTCTATACCTGGTTATCAGTCTT TTATCTGCCTTCTTGATAAAACAGCTGTTCTTCCATCCTCTAGCCTCTTACCCCGGACCCTTCTTAGGACGAGTCACCAGCTTATATGCTGCCTATCATGCATGGAGAGGAACTCTTCATATTGATATGTATCGGTGCCATCAGAAATATG GCTCGATGGTGCGATATTCTCCGTCTCGCTTACTGATCGATACGGATACGGCGCTAAAGG ATATTCATGCTCATGGTGCCAACACACTCAAGTCTAAAGCCTACCAGGCCCTCGTCCACAGTGCTCCTAATACTCTGACCATCCGCCACAAGGCGGATCATGCCCGAAGGAGACGGATTCTTAGCCTTGCGTTTTCTGACTCTCGGATGCTCTCGTATCAAAACATTGTACTACGGCATGTCAACGCACTATGCGACAACCTAGAAGAGGTTGCAAGGCGTGAAGGGGGAGGCTCAGTCAACATGTCTCTACAAA GCGACTACTTTACCTTTGATGTCATGTCAGAAGTCATATTTGGTATGGCATACAACGCTTTGAGAGATAGCAAATACCGGTTTGTCTCTCGGGCTTTGGAAGCATCCAACATTCGTATCAGTGCCCTCGTTCAATCCCCCCTGCTTGTTATTGGCAGACTTGACAAATATCTCTTCCCTAAGTCTATCGTGGGTCGAAACAAATTCCTCGGTTTCATCGGATCCTTGTTGCGTGACAGATCAAAGGCTTCATTTGCAGATAATGGAAACGTGTTTTCCTTTTTGGAAACAGCCAAGGATCCAGATGGCGGCAACGAGCTGAGCAAGTCTGAGATCAGAGCCGAATGTGCTACTCTTGTTGTGGCCG GATCAGATACTTCCTCTTCAACCCTAGCTGGGACTCTTTTTTACCTCAGCCGCAACCCTCGGGCCTACGATCGCGTGTGTCGCGAGGTTCGCAGTGAATTCCAGGATGCCCAACACATTAGTATCGGCCCGAAACTAAGCTCTTGTGTTTATCTACGAGCTTGTATCGAGGAGACTCTACGGTTGTCCCCTCCTGTAGGGGGAGCACTGTGGCGAGAGATCGGGCCCGGTGGTATGAATGTTGGATCCCTCAGCCTACCTGCAGGTATAGACGTTGGAACAGGCATATACAGCCTCCACCATAACAGCATCTATCACCCAGACCCCTTCAAATATCTACCTGAACGCTGGATTGTCGGTGAGGGCTCCACTACAAGCAAATCCGTAGAGGTTGCCAGGAGCGCTTTTTCGCCCTTTTCTCGCGGTCCAAGGAGCTGCGTCGGCAAAGGATTTGCGTACCATGAGCTTTCTTTGACAATTGCTCATATTATCCATCGATTTGAGTTTTCTACAACAGAAGATGACATATCTTCGAGGCGCTGCAGTGAAGGGCCAGGTGGTACAGATGAATTCTTACTACGAGACCATGTTACAGGGGCCAAAAGTGGTCCATTGCTTCGTTTCTCCTTGCGTGCATAA